The following coding sequences are from one Halobellus litoreus window:
- a CDS encoding DUF7344 domain-containing protein, producing MSNEPDPAGEATSDASAPSETQLPSLDILEMETVYEALGNSRRRYLCYTLFEDTEWSLTDLATKIAAWENDIPEQAVTEDQREEVYVSLYHAHVPKLVDEGVITFDEATETITTADHAEQVLAALEGIGASLDSKQETHARSDMDEQEQ from the coding sequence ATGTCTAACGAACCTGACCCGGCTGGGGAAGCAACATCCGACGCGTCCGCCCCGTCCGAAACGCAACTGCCGTCGCTGGACATTTTGGAGATGGAGACGGTCTACGAGGCATTGGGGAACTCCCGACGGCGCTACCTGTGCTATACTCTCTTCGAAGACACCGAATGGTCGCTGACTGACTTGGCGACGAAAATCGCCGCGTGGGAGAACGACATTCCTGAACAAGCCGTCACAGAAGACCAGCGCGAAGAGGTGTACGTCTCGCTGTACCACGCCCACGTCCCGAAGTTGGTTGACGAGGGTGTGATTACGTTCGATGAGGCGACCGAAACGATTACGACTGCCGACCACGCCGAACAGGTCTTAGCCGCCCTCGAAGGGATTGGTGCCAGCCTCGACTCGAAGCAGGAAACCCACGCCCGGAGTGACATGGATGAGCAAGAGCAGTGA
- a CDS encoding HalOD1 output domain-containing protein codes for MSKSSDEREGAEDDPTNGVDTHQTQVAQRHYEPNGQVELTTAIIYAIAEAEGVSPSELKSPPLYESVDVPAIEDAFFGPDVAGDSRQGVGTVEFQYTDYLVKVQSDGWIRVYEPTEADLS; via the coding sequence ATGAGCAAGAGCAGTGACGAGAGAGAGGGGGCTGAAGACGACCCGACTAACGGCGTTGATACGCACCAGACACAGGTAGCACAACGACACTACGAACCCAACGGACAGGTGGAACTCACAACTGCAATCATCTACGCCATCGCAGAGGCCGAGGGCGTGTCTCCAAGCGAACTGAAGTCGCCACCGCTGTACGAATCCGTGGACGTACCAGCGATTGAAGACGCATTCTTCGGGCCAGACGTAGCCGGGGATTCTCGGCAGGGTGTTGGGACGGTCGAGTTTCAGTATACCGACTACCTCGTGAAAGTCCAGAGCGACGGATGGATACGGGTGTACGAACCGACTGAAGCAGACCTCTCGTAA
- a CDS encoding DUF7221 family queuine tRNA-ribosyltransferase-like protein, whose protein sequence is MSSEAPASPGQRSPSHGESLSPGVQESERFKFHYTVGSGSSRKAIGTAALAATNPDALDLDDLEALLAAGVDLNAIPHPGYAMISYARRDNRPFEGPNWFIDSGGYSVQKKFNHYPTSIDDYVAYLSEYDDQIEKYTLRDWACALDLLRDADRDIRTHQEWSIRDHVYCLEAAEEAGLTAEPVAVLQGHDIEEYLWSFDYLKEHGLASPTLGIGSILRPNKTSEVRAIIQELRDAIPSKYALHGFGISKTVLEDAETLWALDSADTTSWQSKAAHARVTDPEWADRVPAWIRTLQAYMDYGDAVDALIAAAYADESADAATEPGRLRVVPLSAFAAGKPGRPDVADPLVECICGNLIDPNRHPYEENTAWCRFCEQLQFNLWNRQFCVDDTDGVETDEPYPSKEL, encoded by the coding sequence ATGTCCTCAGAAGCACCCGCCAGTCCCGGTCAGCGATCGCCTTCTCATGGTGAATCGCTATCGCCCGGAGTACAGGAGAGTGAGCGGTTCAAGTTCCACTACACGGTCGGGTCCGGATCATCGCGAAAAGCCATCGGGACGGCTGCACTTGCCGCCACAAATCCCGACGCACTCGATCTCGACGATCTGGAAGCGCTTCTCGCTGCTGGTGTCGACCTCAACGCCATCCCACACCCTGGATACGCGATGATATCCTACGCTCGCCGGGACAATCGCCCTTTCGAGGGGCCGAACTGGTTCATCGATTCCGGCGGGTACAGCGTTCAGAAGAAGTTCAACCATTACCCGACGAGCATTGACGACTATGTTGCCTACTTGAGCGAGTACGACGATCAAATCGAAAAGTACACGCTCCGGGATTGGGCGTGTGCCCTCGATCTTCTTCGCGACGCCGACCGGGATATCCGCACCCACCAGGAGTGGTCAATACGCGACCACGTCTACTGCCTGGAAGCTGCGGAGGAAGCCGGTCTCACCGCCGAACCCGTTGCCGTCTTGCAGGGGCACGACATCGAAGAGTATCTGTGGTCGTTCGACTACCTCAAAGAGCACGGCCTCGCCTCACCAACGCTTGGCATCGGGTCAATTCTTCGCCCGAACAAAACCAGTGAAGTTCGTGCGATCATTCAGGAGTTGCGCGACGCTATCCCCTCGAAGTATGCGCTCCACGGCTTCGGGATCTCGAAGACCGTTCTCGAGGACGCCGAGACCCTCTGGGCACTCGATTCGGCCGATACGACATCGTGGCAGTCGAAGGCCGCTCACGCTCGTGTGACTGACCCTGAGTGGGCCGACCGCGTCCCCGCCTGGATTCGCACTCTCCAAGCGTACATGGACTACGGCGATGCCGTCGACGCACTCATCGCAGCTGCCTACGCCGACGAGTCGGCAGACGCAGCAACCGAACCCGGGCGCTTGCGAGTCGTCCCCCTCAGCGCGTTCGCTGCCGGGAAGCCGGGCCGTCCTGACGTTGCCGACCCGTTGGTTGAGTGTATCTGTGGGAACCTAATCGACCCGAATCGGCATCCATACGAGGAAAATACCGCCTGGTGTCGATTCTGCGAGCAACTCCAGTTCAACCTATGGAACAGGCAGTTCTGTGTGGACGACACCGACGGCGTCGAGACAGACGAGCCATACCCTTCGAAAGAACTGTAG
- a CDS encoding AAA family ATPase: MSSASTASGDTTPEGQVVLSHLVNRLLQREGGNVPVERVALRVSDYVDLSDQDAADLIDEGDDAGIYTLDRSSSGNATITGVSPQGTEPEVITDAFGELQQDTDVDFRMIEVVTDTINDALQDAGYDAFESLADANVDDIAGLTSTLTESRAENLLKEAATHVPVGLRLAKNAATYYDQRMDPDTERAAARVTDLSLVTDSVGEPLYRSEGWEPDDERGMYVSDIGRNAGSPVPTGLHILDDPDYPSVPKAATHPDAAYDALSVDDNGEVVPPAVPIDPRFQVPLDELIAKKLARGLVPIRVVGPRGSGKNYLLKYLCHKTNRGYQSIDVDRATEPEDLFGPLVPDGDVIVPRNGAVKQGLLNGDTIVINEFPVMQAGAAIALHRLLNEGTLLVKSHGELVEPHPSARLVITMNPPTREYRDSEPMNSATRGRFRSFEQPYIQDVEEEVDTLDRQVNSGKPVVDRPTLKKIVQFAHQTRENESWPTLSTRNLTILCEHIEDGVYPKAAVKGVLWGVAEPNQYPEDAYETLNDYL, translated from the coding sequence ATGTCCTCAGCATCCACCGCGAGTGGCGACACCACTCCCGAAGGCCAGGTTGTCCTCTCACACCTCGTGAACCGACTCCTCCAACGTGAAGGAGGCAACGTCCCTGTCGAGCGAGTGGCGCTACGAGTGTCCGACTACGTCGACCTCTCCGACCAGGACGCCGCCGACCTCATCGACGAGGGGGACGACGCCGGTATTTACACGCTAGATCGCTCTTCGAGCGGGAACGCCACCATCACCGGCGTTTCACCACAGGGGACGGAACCCGAGGTCATCACCGATGCCTTCGGCGAACTCCAACAAGACACCGACGTTGACTTCCGCATGATCGAAGTCGTGACCGACACGATTAATGACGCCCTCCAAGACGCCGGGTACGACGCCTTCGAGTCGCTCGCGGACGCCAACGTTGACGACATCGCCGGCCTCACCAGCACGCTCACCGAGAGCCGCGCCGAGAACCTCCTCAAAGAGGCCGCCACGCACGTCCCCGTTGGACTCCGCCTCGCGAAGAACGCCGCCACCTACTACGACCAGCGGATGGACCCCGACACCGAACGGGCTGCCGCTCGCGTCACCGACCTCTCGCTCGTCACAGATTCCGTCGGAGAACCTCTGTACCGTTCCGAGGGGTGGGAGCCCGACGACGAGCGAGGAATGTACGTTTCCGACATCGGCCGCAACGCCGGGAGTCCTGTCCCCACAGGCCTGCACATTCTTGACGATCCCGACTACCCGAGCGTCCCGAAGGCCGCGACTCACCCCGACGCAGCCTATGACGCGCTCTCGGTCGACGACAACGGCGAGGTCGTCCCACCAGCCGTCCCCATCGACCCACGCTTCCAGGTCCCCCTCGATGAACTCATCGCGAAGAAACTCGCTCGTGGCCTCGTCCCGATTCGGGTGGTCGGGCCGCGTGGGTCGGGGAAGAATTACCTTCTCAAGTATCTGTGCCACAAGACAAACCGGGGCTACCAGTCAATCGATGTCGACCGAGCGACCGAACCCGAAGACCTCTTCGGCCCGCTCGTCCCGGATGGCGATGTCATCGTTCCTCGCAACGGCGCCGTGAAACAGGGCCTTCTGAACGGCGATACGATTGTCATCAACGAGTTCCCCGTCATGCAGGCCGGCGCTGCCATCGCGTTACACCGACTCTTGAACGAGGGGACGCTCTTGGTGAAGAGTCACGGTGAACTCGTTGAGCCCCACCCGTCGGCCCGCCTCGTCATCACTATGAACCCGCCGACCCGCGAGTACCGGGATTCGGAGCCGATGAACTCGGCGACGAGAGGCCGCTTCCGCTCGTTCGAGCAGCCCTACATCCAGGATGTTGAGGAAGAAGTGGATACGCTCGATAGGCAGGTGAACAGCGGTAAACCCGTCGTGGATCGACCGACGCTCAAGAAAATTGTCCAGTTCGCCCACCAGACCCGAGAGAACGAGTCCTGGCCCACGCTCTCGACGCGGAATCTCACGATCCTCTGTGAACACATCGAAGACGGAGTGTACCCGAAGGCCGCCGTCAAGGGGGTGCTCTGGGGAGTAGCCGAACCAAACCAGTACCCCGAGGACGCCTACGAAACCCTGAATGACTACCTCTAG
- a CDS encoding N-6 DNA methylase: MTTLLEPKHRELVTDSLDDISQQTGKSTYRVFSDWISMAVASFSGDEDAYQKPLDRYRNDGRDEETVREFATLHANALGGLVLAMEETQEDVLGGVYEHYGLTSEHFAQYFTPGAVSRAMAQMNLPDTDSLREATPDDPLVIGDVSGCGSGRLIVDSAHRLQDLAPETPAVYLGYDKDPLCAKMAVLNFVLNAMTGYVLLGDALKLDARRVWFISTAQLIGGDHPVRELDTSERDRVLARFFGVSLVDDDTDAGAAQEEPDTESELDVDPEPTPEEPTLAPNLDVTLDPSDTSQAGFDEFV; encoded by the coding sequence ATGACGACACTCTTGGAACCCAAACACCGCGAACTCGTCACTGACTCGCTCGACGACATCAGTCAGCAGACGGGTAAATCCACCTACCGGGTCTTCTCCGATTGGATCAGTATGGCGGTCGCCAGCTTCTCCGGCGACGAAGACGCCTATCAGAAACCGCTCGACCGGTATCGAAATGATGGTCGGGACGAGGAGACGGTTCGAGAGTTCGCGACGCTGCACGCCAACGCCCTCGGGGGTCTCGTCCTTGCGATGGAGGAAACGCAAGAAGATGTCCTCGGCGGCGTCTACGAACACTACGGCCTCACCAGCGAGCACTTCGCCCAGTACTTCACGCCCGGAGCGGTGAGCCGAGCGATGGCCCAGATGAACCTCCCCGACACCGATAGCCTCCGTGAGGCCACGCCGGACGACCCTCTGGTGATCGGTGATGTCTCTGGGTGCGGGAGCGGTCGACTCATCGTCGACAGTGCCCATCGACTCCAGGACCTCGCACCAGAGACTCCAGCCGTCTATCTCGGATACGACAAAGATCCTCTCTGCGCGAAGATGGCCGTTCTCAATTTCGTTCTCAACGCTATGACCGGGTACGTCCTACTCGGTGACGCCTTGAAACTCGATGCCCGACGGGTATGGTTCATCAGCACTGCCCAGCTCATCGGGGGCGACCATCCTGTGCGAGAACTCGACACGAGCGAGCGTGACCGCGTCCTCGCCCGATTCTTCGGTGTATCCCTCGTCGACGACGACACCGACGCCGGCGCCGCACAAGAGGAACCGGACACCGAATCTGAGCTGGACGTCGACCCGGAACCAACACCCGAAGAACCAACACTCGCACCGAACCTCGATGTCACGCTCGACCCGAGTGACACCTCCCAGGCTGGTTTCGACGAGTTCGTATGA
- a CDS encoding VWA domain-containing protein, with protein sequence MSIQHHQVVDDLKPKAAVRSRISPQRADRLREFILGHLPRGLTVDVVISSSVQTAAVLPVDVDAIVSSDATEIERAQAEQLLAGVDTDYLVMVTGTEADLTRIPLNDQLTADHAHQFGLAFHELLHILKTAITAISELLETEVDVKYHAQVHDLINIVEDGAIESEAIHGENFSDNAGIRLELTRRLHSQTPKDIPDGEEIRYSFWDAVTSCLYDEAIYPTGTTDVLLDENDSRIQFKSDADRDAFEAIHTELCTLSDDVHAIRSADRSDITHNHDKTASIRRARRVIQTWTDHIQPVLEADKEDEEEQEQDVQVNQQVGGKNEGGYQDQSSGDGSDEAAELLEMPSNSDAGDDSSSRNEGLQDAEEGASTDEDSQRLSQTQPPTQLPEDFDPTDVSLSREATSDPHQNVFEQPPVTDDPSPTDVGEIDNHGEEDEQNDEQAPSIGEGAQGHHRDGKDGRDAEADVERTDAAQDTGGDSDGEGDVKDKAGGENDGQAESESEPLSRAQAIAQAADRARQREQERQGGNPGQRTNTETEAPSKSPSPEEDMGDVPRSAASSSIDTQQQNQDQLTLGKFGGDSQDNHEGTNPDTSEGETDDEHSSDGLDEACQSDQADTPTLETASSSAAGDIDTDARSESESGSEPEAESDSESGQDIPEGPAHTESSTRSPDEDEATYENALAGDERAAHRESEREGIDEQALEEELSALADQLERSARQQAQNGKDQNNGEGGQYGGPGSLEDLEILPISDNLALNREWGAIEEGADRVAETLEMYLRLDRRKNVRRGLSSGAYDPRAGHRLAIGDPRVCKSRTLGDEKQYALVLILDRSGSMRRGSPPKIEIATQALARFALAAENLGIRVAITDFYRGEARLVKPFSIETRHVQANLLDTTCGGGTPLADAVILARELVEAQRDEPLIITVTDDNPSSTDDVIDQIRRSHAPVCSLTIATDCQPGSLSDSASELSRYYERQEAVYTPDRLDDRLDQFASLLAGL encoded by the coding sequence ATGTCAATTCAACATCACCAGGTCGTCGACGATCTCAAACCCAAGGCCGCTGTGAGATCACGAATTTCTCCGCAGCGGGCCGACCGTCTCCGAGAGTTCATCCTCGGTCACCTGCCAAGGGGTCTGACCGTCGACGTCGTCATTTCCTCCAGCGTCCAGACCGCTGCCGTTCTCCCCGTCGATGTCGATGCTATCGTCTCTTCAGATGCGACCGAAATCGAACGCGCTCAGGCCGAACAGTTGCTCGCCGGCGTCGACACTGATTACCTGGTGATGGTGACTGGGACCGAGGCCGACCTCACCCGCATCCCGCTCAACGACCAGCTCACCGCCGACCACGCCCACCAGTTCGGCCTTGCCTTTCACGAACTGCTCCACATACTCAAGACAGCCATCACAGCGATATCAGAACTCCTCGAGACCGAGGTCGATGTCAAATACCATGCCCAGGTTCACGACCTCATCAACATCGTCGAGGATGGCGCCATCGAGTCCGAAGCCATCCACGGCGAGAATTTCAGCGATAACGCCGGAATTCGACTTGAACTCACTCGACGGCTCCACTCGCAGACGCCCAAGGACATCCCAGACGGTGAGGAAATTCGCTACTCGTTCTGGGACGCTGTGACGAGTTGTCTGTACGACGAAGCCATCTATCCGACGGGAACGACCGATGTTCTTCTCGACGAAAACGATTCTCGCATACAATTCAAGAGTGATGCGGATCGGGATGCGTTCGAGGCGATCCACACAGAACTGTGTACGCTGTCTGACGACGTACACGCGATTCGGAGCGCCGACCGATCAGACATCACTCACAACCACGACAAGACCGCCTCGATCCGTCGAGCGCGACGAGTTATCCAGACATGGACCGACCACATTCAGCCCGTCCTCGAGGCCGACAAAGAGGACGAAGAAGAGCAGGAACAGGACGTCCAGGTCAACCAACAGGTCGGTGGTAAGAACGAAGGTGGGTATCAAGACCAGTCCAGCGGGGATGGGAGTGACGAGGCCGCAGAATTGCTGGAAATGCCATCCAACTCTGATGCAGGCGACGACAGTTCCAGTAGAAACGAAGGGCTACAGGACGCTGAAGAGGGCGCTAGTACAGATGAGGATTCACAGCGGCTGTCACAGACCCAGCCCCCGACGCAACTCCCCGAAGACTTCGATCCGACCGACGTCTCGCTATCGCGGGAAGCAACGAGTGACCCCCATCAAAACGTCTTCGAACAACCGCCGGTCACGGACGATCCCAGCCCCACCGACGTCGGCGAGATCGACAATCATGGGGAAGAGGACGAACAGAACGACGAGCAGGCCCCCAGCATTGGCGAGGGCGCACAGGGGCACCACCGCGATGGTAAAGACGGACGTGACGCAGAAGCCGACGTGGAGAGAACTGACGCCGCTCAGGACACGGGAGGCGACAGTGATGGTGAGGGAGATGTCAAAGACAAGGCGGGTGGAGAGAATGATGGACAGGCCGAGTCAGAATCCGAACCGTTGAGTCGGGCTCAAGCTATCGCGCAGGCCGCTGACCGTGCCCGACAACGCGAGCAGGAACGACAGGGTGGGAATCCAGGCCAGAGGACGAACACCGAGACAGAAGCGCCGTCGAAGTCACCATCTCCTGAGGAGGACATGGGTGACGTCCCGAGATCCGCCGCTTCGAGTTCCATCGACACTCAGCAACAGAACCAAGACCAGCTCACTCTCGGGAAATTCGGCGGCGATTCCCAGGATAATCACGAGGGTACAAATCCCGATACGAGCGAAGGCGAGACCGACGACGAGCACTCCTCGGACGGATTAGATGAGGCATGCCAGTCGGACCAAGCGGATACCCCGACGCTCGAGACGGCGAGCAGCAGCGCGGCGGGAGACATCGACACCGACGCACGTTCGGAATCGGAGTCCGGTTCAGAACCCGAAGCAGAATCAGACTCTGAATCGGGGCAAGACATCCCGGAAGGACCTGCCCATACCGAGAGTTCGACGAGGTCGCCCGACGAAGACGAAGCCACCTACGAGAATGCCCTTGCCGGAGACGAACGCGCTGCCCACCGTGAATCCGAGCGCGAAGGTATCGACGAACAGGCCCTCGAAGAAGAACTCTCCGCGCTAGCTGACCAGCTCGAACGCTCCGCCCGCCAGCAAGCACAGAACGGAAAAGATCAGAACAATGGGGAGGGTGGACAATACGGTGGGCCTGGAAGTCTCGAGGATCTCGAGATTCTCCCCATCAGCGACAATCTCGCCCTCAATCGCGAGTGGGGCGCTATCGAAGAAGGGGCTGATCGGGTCGCAGAAACTCTCGAAATGTACCTTCGACTCGACCGCCGCAAAAACGTGCGACGTGGTCTTTCTTCTGGGGCGTACGATCCGCGGGCCGGTCATCGCCTCGCTATCGGTGACCCCCGCGTGTGTAAATCCCGAACCCTTGGGGACGAAAAGCAGTACGCGCTCGTCCTCATCCTCGATCGATCTGGATCGATGCGGCGGGGGTCACCGCCGAAGATCGAGATCGCAACGCAAGCCCTTGCCCGGTTCGCACTCGCCGCCGAGAACCTCGGGATTCGCGTCGCCATCACTGACTTCTACCGTGGCGAGGCACGTCTCGTGAAGCCATTCAGCATAGAAACGCGCCACGTCCAGGCGAATCTCCTTGATACGACGTGTGGTGGCGGGACGCCCCTCGCGGATGCGGTTATCCTCGCCCGTGAACTCGTCGAAGCACAACGCGACGAGCCGCTGATAATCACTGTGACGGATGACAACCCCTCTTCGACGGACGATGTCATCGACCAGATCCGGCGGTCGCACGCACCCGTGTGTTCGCTCACTATCGCGACCGATTGCCAACCCGGGTCGCTCTCTGACAGCGCCTCCGAACTCTCCCGGTACTACGAACGCCAAGAAGCCGTTTACACACCCGATCGTCTCGACGACAGACTCGATCAGTTCGCGAGTCTGCTAGCGGGGTTGTGA